GGGCGACGAGGCCCCCCCGACCAGCCCGGAGGTTTCTGTGCGCATCTTGGTGAGCGTCGCGTCCCGCCACGGGGCGACGCAGGAGATCGGAGGCGTCGTCGCCGAGGTGCTGGCCGGGGCCGGGCACGAGGTCGACGAGATCGATCCGGACGACGTCGGCACGCTGGCGCCCTACGCCGCGGTGGTGCTCGGCTCGGCGGTGTACGACGGGCGGGTCGGCGCTGCGCTGCGCGAGCTGGTCGACCGCCAGGAGGGCGCGCTCCAGGCCCGGCCCGTCTGGCTGTTCTGGTCGGGGCCCGTGGGCGACGAGGCGCCTCCGCCGGAGCCTGACGACGTGACCACCATCGTGCGCCGCACCGGCGCCTTCATGCCGCGCTGCTTCCCCGGGCGGCTGAAGCCCACCGACCTCGGCATCGACGAGCGGGCGGTCGTGGCGCGGATCGACCCGGAGCCGGGCGACTTCCGGGACCTGGACGATGTCCGCGCCTGGGCGGCCTCGATCGCCGAGCAGCTGGTGCGCCCGCGAGGCCCCGGGGGCTGACCCTCAGGCGGTCGCGGCCGGCGCCTCCTGCTCGGCCGCGAGGATCGGCTCGAGCACTTCGGCCAGCCGCTGGCGCACCAGGGGCAAGGCCTCGGAGATCGTGACCGGCCGGCCCGCCTCGAGGGTCAGGGACGTGACGTCGGCGTCGGGGATCCCGCAGGGCACGATGCGCTCGAAGGCCCCGAGGTCGGCGTCGCAGTTCAACGCGAACCCGTGCATCGTCACGCCTCGTGCGACCCGGACCCCGATGGCGGCCACCTTGCGCGCGCGGCGTCCCGGGGCGCCGTCGGCGGCGGGCTCGTCGGCGGGGAACCAGACGCCGCTGCGCCCCTCGACGCGCACGGCGGCCAGGCCCAGGTCGGCGCAGGCGCGGATCAGCGCCTCCTCGAGCGCCCGGACGTAGCGGACCACGTCGACCGGCTGCGGCAGGCGCACGATGGGATAGCCCACCAGCTGGCCAGGGCCGTGCCAGGTGATGCGGCCGCCCCGGTCCACGTCGACGACCAGTGAGCCGTCGACGGGGCGGTCCCACGAGGCCGTCCGGCGCCCGGCGGTGTAAACCCCCTCGTGCTCGCACAGCAGCACGGTGTCCTCGCGCTCGCCCGCGACGACATCGGCGTGCACGGAGCGCTGGAGGTCCCAAGTCGGCTGGTAGGGGAGGAGGCGCTCTCCCAGGTCGAGCTCGACGAACTGCATGGCGCCCAGGCTAGTCCTGCGCGCGCCCGCGGTCCGGGAGCGTCGCGCTCGAGCCGTTCGGGCCCGCCCCTGCCCGGCCGTCGCGTGCTCCGAGGGCGTCGTCCGCCGTCGCGGTGGCGACGATGGCGAGGAGCTCCCGCAGCTGGTCGATCTGCTCCGGGGAGAGGCCGCGGGTGGTCATCTCCTCGGCGGGGACCGGGTCGGCGGCCACTGCGACGGCGGCGCGGCCCGCCTCGGTGACGGCGATGACGTGCCTGCGCTTGTCGCTCGCGTGGGCGGTGCGCGTGATGTGCCCGTTGCGCTGCATCCTCGCGAGGATACGGCTCATCGTCTGCTCGGTCACACCGCAGGCGTTGGCGAGCTCGCGCTGGGAGCGCGGGCGGGCCATCAGATGCACCAGGACGGGCAGGCTCGCGTGGTTGAGGTCCCAGTGCGACAGGTGGCTGTTCCACTCCCGCTCGACGCGGCGCGCGGCGGCAGAGAGCAGGCGGCCGAGCGGCCAGTCGCGCATGTCGGAGGAGCCCATCTGGTCCCAGGGCATGGAGCCCTCAACAAGGGGGGCGTCCTGCTGAGACTGGTGCTCGGTGATCATCGCCGCGCCGTCCCTTCCGAATTGCGCCCGGGCGACCTAGCAGCGATAGTACTCAGCATGCTGAGTAAAAGCGCAGGGGCAGTAGTCCGTGCTCTCGTGATCGTCGCTGTCCTGGCCGCATGGCTCGCCATCGGTGGTGTGGGGGGGATGGCTCAAGGCCGCCTCTCGCAGGTCCAGACCAATGACAACGCGGCGTTCCTGCCGTCCTCTGCGGAGTCGACCCGGGCCGCCGAAGCGGGACAGGGATTCATCGACGAGGAGACCCTACCGGTGCTCGTCGTCATGACGCCCTCCGACGGGGGTGACGTCACGCCCGCTCAGCTCGCCGGTGTCCAGGAGTACCTGCAGACGATCCCCCAGATCGCCATCCCCGGCGCCGACGCCGCCGAGGGCGATCCCGTGACGTTCGCGGACATCCTGGTCGGCCCTGCCGTCGCGGTGCCCTCGGAGGACGGCAAGGCGCTCCTGGTGCCGTTGTCGCTCGACGCCGCCCAGACGGAAGACCCCCTCGCCGACGGCGAAGGCGCCACCGGCGTGATCGTCGACGAGCTGCGCGCCTCCCTCGCCGACGAGCTCGGAGCCACCGCGGACAGCGCAGGCGAGCTCGGCCTGCAGGCCTGGGTCACCGGGCCCGGCGGCTACGTGGCCGACCTGGTCGAGGCCTTCGGCGGCATCGACGGCGTCCTGCTGCTCGTCGCGCTCGGCGCGGTCTTCGTGATCCTCGTGCTCGTCTACCGCTCGCCGTTCCTGCCGGTGATCGTCATCTTCTCCGCCGTCTTCGCGCTGTGCCTCGCAGCCCTGGTGGTCTACAACCTGGCCGCGAAC
The sequence above is a segment of the Cellulomonas chengniuliangii genome. Coding sequences within it:
- a CDS encoding flavodoxin domain-containing protein yields the protein MRILVSVASRHGATQEIGGVVAEVLAGAGHEVDEIDPDDVGTLAPYAAVVLGSAVYDGRVGAALRELVDRQEGALQARPVWLFWSGPVGDEAPPPEPDDVTTIVRRTGAFMPRCFPGRLKPTDLGIDERAVVARIDPEPGDFRDLDDVRAWAASIAEQLVRPRGPGG
- the lipB gene encoding lipoyl(octanoyl) transferase LipB, which encodes MQFVELDLGERLLPYQPTWDLQRSVHADVVAGEREDTVLLCEHEGVYTAGRRTASWDRPVDGSLVVDVDRGGRITWHGPGQLVGYPIVRLPQPVDVVRYVRALEEALIRACADLGLAAVRVEGRSGVWFPADEPAADGAPGRRARKVAAIGVRVARGVTMHGFALNCDADLGAFERIVPCGIPDADVTSLTLEAGRPVTISEALPLVRQRLAEVLEPILAAEQEAPAATA
- a CDS encoding MarR family winged helix-turn-helix transcriptional regulator, whose amino-acid sequence is MPWDQMGSSDMRDWPLGRLLSAAARRVEREWNSHLSHWDLNHASLPVLVHLMARPRSQRELANACGVTEQTMSRILARMQRNGHITRTAHASDKRRHVIAVTEAGRAAVAVAADPVPAEEMTTRGLSPEQIDQLRELLAIVATATADDALGARDGRAGAGPNGSSATLPDRGRAQD